In one window of Bos taurus isolate L1 Dominette 01449 registration number 42190680 breed Hereford chromosome 4, ARS-UCD2.0, whole genome shotgun sequence DNA:
- the FAM131B gene encoding protein FAM131B isoform 1 (isoform 1 is encoded by transcript variant 1), with protein sequence MGCIGSRTVGNEVIAVDWKGLKDVDQINMDSTSSLHGSSLHRPSTEQTRTDFSWDGINLSMEDTTSILPKLKRNSNAYGIGALAKSSFSGISRSMKDHVTKPTAMGQGRVAHMIEWQGWGKTPAIQPQHSHEAVRRDTDAYSDLSDGEKEARFLAGVMEQFAISEATLMAWSSMDGEDMSVNSTQETLGCNYSDNYQELMESQDALAQAPMDGWPHSYVSQGMYCLGSSDAWEASDQSLIASPATGSYLGPAFGDSQPSLHEMGPSQPASGYSAQEPSSLLGGDTDWAPGVGGVDLAGGPAEEEKRPLAPEEEEDAGCRDLESLSPREDPEMSTALSRKVSDVTSSGVQSFDEEEGEANN encoded by the exons ATGGGCTGCATCGGCTCCCGGACCGTGG GAAATGAGGTGATTGCCGTGGATTGGAAGGGCCTGAAGGATGTGGACCAAATCAACATGGACAGCACCAGCTCGCTGCATGGTAGCAGCCTTCACCGGCCATCCACCGAG CAAACCCGGACAGACTTCTCCTGGGATGGCATCAAT CTCTCCATGGAGGACACCACTTCCATCCTTCCGAAGCTTAAGCGAAACTCGAACGCCTATGGCATTGGGGCCCTGGCCAAGTCATCGTTCTCAG GGATTTCGAGAAGCATGAAGGACCACGTGACAAAGCCCACAGCCATGGGGCAGGGCCGGGTGGCCCACATGATTGAGTGGCAAGGCTGGGGGAAGACACCAGCCATTCAGCCGCAGCACAGCCACGAGGCCGTCCGCAGGGACACAGATGCCTACTCCGACCTCAGTGACGGCGAGAAGGAGGCCCGTTTCCTCGCAG GTGTCATGGAACAGTTTGCTATCTCCGAGGCCACTCTCATGGCCTGGTCTTCCATGGATGGTGAGGACATGAGTGTCAACTCCACCCAGGAAACACTGGGCTGCAACTACAGTGACAACTACCAGGAGCTGATGGAGAGTCAGG ATGCCCTCGCTCAAGCCCCGATGGATGGCTGGCCTCATTCCTATGTGTCCCAGGGCATGTACTGTCTGGGGTCATCGGATGCCTGGGAAGCCAGCGACCAGTCCCTCATTGCCTCTCCGGCCACAGGATCCTATCTCGGGCCTGCATTTGGTGACTCACAGCCTAGCCTGCATGAAatgggaccttcccaacctgCTTCGGGATACTCTGCTCAGGAGCCGTCGTCTTTGCTGGGGGGAGACACTGACTGGGCTCCAGGGGTGGGCGGGGTGGACCTGGCCGGGGGCCCCGCCGAGGAGGAGAAGAGGCCGCTGGCCCCTGAAGAGGAAGAAGATGCGGGGTGCCGGGACCTGGAGTCCCTCTCCCCACGCGAGGACCCCGAGATGTCCACCGCTCTCAGCCGGAAGGTGTCTGACGTCACATCCTCAGGCGTGCAGTCCTTTGATGAGGAGGAAGGCGAGGCCAACAACTAG
- the FAM131B gene encoding protein FAM131B isoform 2 (isoform 2 is encoded by transcript variant 2), with protein MGCIGSRTVGNEVIAVDWKGLKDVDQINMDSTSSLHGSSLHRPSTEQTRTDFSWDGINLSMEDTTSILPKLKRNSNAYGIGALAKSSFSGVMEQFAISEATLMAWSSMDGEDMSVNSTQETLGCNYSDNYQELMESQDALAQAPMDGWPHSYVSQGMYCLGSSDAWEASDQSLIASPATGSYLGPAFGDSQPSLHEMGPSQPASGYSAQEPSSLLGGDTDWAPGVGGVDLAGGPAEEEKRPLAPEEEEDAGCRDLESLSPREDPEMSTALSRKVSDVTSSGVQSFDEEEGEANN; from the exons ATGGGCTGCATCGGCTCCCGGACCGTGG GAAATGAGGTGATTGCCGTGGATTGGAAGGGCCTGAAGGATGTGGACCAAATCAACATGGACAGCACCAGCTCGCTGCATGGTAGCAGCCTTCACCGGCCATCCACCGAG CAAACCCGGACAGACTTCTCCTGGGATGGCATCAAT CTCTCCATGGAGGACACCACTTCCATCCTTCCGAAGCTTAAGCGAAACTCGAACGCCTATGGCATTGGGGCCCTGGCCAAGTCATCGTTCTCAG GTGTCATGGAACAGTTTGCTATCTCCGAGGCCACTCTCATGGCCTGGTCTTCCATGGATGGTGAGGACATGAGTGTCAACTCCACCCAGGAAACACTGGGCTGCAACTACAGTGACAACTACCAGGAGCTGATGGAGAGTCAGG ATGCCCTCGCTCAAGCCCCGATGGATGGCTGGCCTCATTCCTATGTGTCCCAGGGCATGTACTGTCTGGGGTCATCGGATGCCTGGGAAGCCAGCGACCAGTCCCTCATTGCCTCTCCGGCCACAGGATCCTATCTCGGGCCTGCATTTGGTGACTCACAGCCTAGCCTGCATGAAatgggaccttcccaacctgCTTCGGGATACTCTGCTCAGGAGCCGTCGTCTTTGCTGGGGGGAGACACTGACTGGGCTCCAGGGGTGGGCGGGGTGGACCTGGCCGGGGGCCCCGCCGAGGAGGAGAAGAGGCCGCTGGCCCCTGAAGAGGAAGAAGATGCGGGGTGCCGGGACCTGGAGTCCCTCTCCCCACGCGAGGACCCCGAGATGTCCACCGCTCTCAGCCGGAAGGTGTCTGACGTCACATCCTCAGGCGTGCAGTCCTTTGATGAGGAGGAAGGCGAGGCCAACAACTAG